The following coding sequences are from one Onychostoma macrolepis isolate SWU-2019 chromosome 24, ASM1243209v1, whole genome shotgun sequence window:
- the zbtb47b gene encoding zinc finger and BTB domain-containing protein 47 isoform X1, protein MNCKINAYFLLSYLTVERSTAKFFLLEDAALHFTRLMDRHLYQPHLCDVDLVLVSHCTFSAHKDVLGDHIPYFQALLSQSPPLHRINLAFELLSIQILNILYISIFEVLQVAIVLQMSSCHKLLGSNEMADTDRQGTASSNQMYKMKELEKMYTQQGNGTFSLLDSGVVREVTQTHSSSVHSSLQAKHFYKKDDSGGGVASGGGRSLCTMEGGAGLNEGGSQDSSVAFNREQIIVEVNLNNQTLNVSKGSDGKGVTSSTSSLLVHRHTNLPSAVEGKEQDDNEDVVEDEEEEYEHRKEGMENCSEDDEDEEENDLDIPKTGRTSVERRHATRIATDPIDMRQTLIDSTLGEGRKRSKEQESLGQKVKLEEKQHFSCKKCPRIFNNRWYLEKHMNVTHNRMQICNKCGKRFLLESELLLHHQTNCEKNIQCVTCGKAFKKLWSLHEHNKIVHGYAEKKFSCEICEKKFYTMAHVRKHMVAHTKDMPFTCETCGKSFKRSMSLKVHSLQHSGEKPFKCENCSERFQYKYQLRSHMSIHIGHKQFMCQWCGKDFNMKQYFDEHMKTHTGEKPYICEICGKSFTSRPNMKRHRRTHTGEKPYPCDVCGQRFRFSNMLKAHKEKCFQVSNPMVSDTTNLVDLDPTSTDMDTPASQLPSHPVTPPGEASSLHQVKSLSLPFVHSIVGLPSPPGLFSTERINSGNN, encoded by the exons atGAATTGTAAAATTAATGCGTATTTTCTCCTGTCTTATCTCACAGTGGAGAGGAGTACTGCTAAGTTCTTTCTGCTGGAGGATGCAGCGCTGCACTTTACTCGTTTAATGGACAGGCATCTCTACCAGCCTCACTTGTGCGACGTGGACCTCGTGCTGGTGTCCCACTGTACGTTTTCCGCCCACAAGGACGTGCTGGGTGACCACATCCCCTACTTCCAGGCCCTCCTCTCCCAGAGTCCACCGCTGCACCGCATAAACCTGGCCTTTGAGTTGCTAAGTATCCAAATCCTCAACATCCTCTATATCTCCATCTTTGAAGTCCTCCAAGTGGCCATTGTGCTCCAGATGAGTTCCTGCCACAAGCTACTTGGGTCCAATGAGATGGCAGACACAGACAGGCAGGGTACTGCCTCGTCCAATCAGATGTACAAGATGAAGGAGCTTGAGAAGATGTACACCCAACAAGGAAATGGTACATTCTCATTGCTTGACAGTGGGGTCGTTAGGGAAGTTACACAGACACATTCATCTAGTGTCCACTCCAGCCTTCAAGCCAAACACTTCTACAAAAAAGATGACAGTGGAGGGGGAGTGGCTAGTGGAGGGGGGCGGAGCTTGTGCACGATGGAGGGAGGAGCCGGTCTAAATGAAGGGGGATCCCAGGATAGTTCTGTCGCCTTTAACAGAGAGCAGATTATCGTGGAGGTCAACCTCAATAACCAGACTTTGAATGTTTCTAAAGGGTCCGATGGCAAGGGTGTCACCTCAAGTACCTCATCCCTCCTCGTTCACCGTCACACCAATCTTCCCAGTGCGGTGGAGGGTAAGGAACAAGACGATAATGAAGATGTTGTCGAGGATGAAGAAGAAGAGTATGAGCACAGAAAGGAAGGGATGGAAAATTGCAGCGAGGACGATGAGGATGAAGAAGAGAATGATCTCGACATTCCAAAAACAGGACGCACTAGCGTGGAAAGACGGCATGCCACGAGAATAGCAACAGACCCCATCGACATGAGACAAACACTAATTGACTCTACACTAGGGGAGGGGAGGAAGAGGAGTAAAGAGCAGGAGAGTCTGGGGCAGAAGGTGAAGCTGGAAGAAAAGCAGCACTTTTCTTGCAAGAAGTGCCCTCGTATTTTTAACAACCGCTGGTACTTGGAGAAGCACATGAACGTCACCCACAACCGCATGCAGATCTGCAATAAATGCGGCAAGCGCTTTTTACTGGAGAGCGAGTTGCTGCTTCACCATCAGACAAACTGTGAGAAAAACATACAG TGCGTGACTTGTGGAAAAGCCTTTAAAAAGCTGTGGTCTTTACACGAACACAACAAGATTGTCCACGGATATGCTGAGAAGAAGTTCTCTTGTGAAATCTGTGAAAAGAAGTTCTACACCATGGCACATGTCCGGAAACACATGGTTG CTCACACTAAGGACATGCCGTTCACTTGTGAAACGTGTGGGAAATCCTTCAAACGCAGCATGTCTCTTAAAGTGCACTCTCTTCAGCACTCTGGAGAAAAGCCCTTCAAGTGTGAG AACTGCAGTGAAAGATTCCAGTACAAATACCAGCTGAGGTCACACATGAGCATCCATATCGGACACAAGCAGTTCATGTGCCAGTGGTGTGGGAAAGACTTCAACATGAAGCAGTACTTTGATGAACACATGAAGACCCACACTG GAGAGAAACCATATATCTGTGAGATCtgtggaaagagcttcacgAGCCGGCCCAACATGAAACGGCACCGCCGCACTCACACTGGCGAGAAGCCGTACCCCTGTGACGTCTGCGGACAGCGTTTCCGCTTCTCCAACATGCTCAAAGCCCACAAAGAGAAGTGCTTCCAGGTCAGCAACCCCATGGTATCTGATACCACCAACCTTGTGGACCTGGACCCTACGTCAACTGATATGGACACGCCGGCCAGTCAGTTACCCAGCCACCCTGTCACCCCTCCCGGTGAGGCGTCCAGTCTCCACCAGGTCAAGTCGCTCTCGCTACCCTTTGTTCACTCAATCGTAGGTCTTCCATCTCCCCCGGGCCTGTTTTCCACTGAAAGGATTAACTCTGGTAACAACTAG
- the zbtb47b gene encoding zinc finger and BTB domain-containing protein 47 isoform X2 — protein sequence MLQTSDQNVERSTAKFFLLEDAALHFTRLMDRHLYQPHLCDVDLVLVSHCTFSAHKDVLGDHIPYFQALLSQSPPLHRINLAFELLSIQILNILYISIFEVLQVAIVLQMSSCHKLLGSNEMADTDRQGTASSNQMYKMKELEKMYTQQGNGTFSLLDSGVVREVTQTHSSSVHSSLQAKHFYKKDDSGGGVASGGGRSLCTMEGGAGLNEGGSQDSSVAFNREQIIVEVNLNNQTLNVSKGSDGKGVTSSTSSLLVHRHTNLPSAVEGKEQDDNEDVVEDEEEEYEHRKEGMENCSEDDEDEEENDLDIPKTGRTSVERRHATRIATDPIDMRQTLIDSTLGEGRKRSKEQESLGQKVKLEEKQHFSCKKCPRIFNNRWYLEKHMNVTHNRMQICNKCGKRFLLESELLLHHQTNCEKNIQCVTCGKAFKKLWSLHEHNKIVHGYAEKKFSCEICEKKFYTMAHVRKHMVAHTKDMPFTCETCGKSFKRSMSLKVHSLQHSGEKPFKCENCSERFQYKYQLRSHMSIHIGHKQFMCQWCGKDFNMKQYFDEHMKTHTGEKPYICEICGKSFTSRPNMKRHRRTHTGEKPYPCDVCGQRFRFSNMLKAHKEKCFQVSNPMVSDTTNLVDLDPTSTDMDTPASQLPSHPVTPPGEASSLHQVKSLSLPFVHSIVGLPSPPGLFSTERINSGNN from the exons TGGAGAGGAGTACTGCTAAGTTCTTTCTGCTGGAGGATGCAGCGCTGCACTTTACTCGTTTAATGGACAGGCATCTCTACCAGCCTCACTTGTGCGACGTGGACCTCGTGCTGGTGTCCCACTGTACGTTTTCCGCCCACAAGGACGTGCTGGGTGACCACATCCCCTACTTCCAGGCCCTCCTCTCCCAGAGTCCACCGCTGCACCGCATAAACCTGGCCTTTGAGTTGCTAAGTATCCAAATCCTCAACATCCTCTATATCTCCATCTTTGAAGTCCTCCAAGTGGCCATTGTGCTCCAGATGAGTTCCTGCCACAAGCTACTTGGGTCCAATGAGATGGCAGACACAGACAGGCAGGGTACTGCCTCGTCCAATCAGATGTACAAGATGAAGGAGCTTGAGAAGATGTACACCCAACAAGGAAATGGTACATTCTCATTGCTTGACAGTGGGGTCGTTAGGGAAGTTACACAGACACATTCATCTAGTGTCCACTCCAGCCTTCAAGCCAAACACTTCTACAAAAAAGATGACAGTGGAGGGGGAGTGGCTAGTGGAGGGGGGCGGAGCTTGTGCACGATGGAGGGAGGAGCCGGTCTAAATGAAGGGGGATCCCAGGATAGTTCTGTCGCCTTTAACAGAGAGCAGATTATCGTGGAGGTCAACCTCAATAACCAGACTTTGAATGTTTCTAAAGGGTCCGATGGCAAGGGTGTCACCTCAAGTACCTCATCCCTCCTCGTTCACCGTCACACCAATCTTCCCAGTGCGGTGGAGGGTAAGGAACAAGACGATAATGAAGATGTTGTCGAGGATGAAGAAGAAGAGTATGAGCACAGAAAGGAAGGGATGGAAAATTGCAGCGAGGACGATGAGGATGAAGAAGAGAATGATCTCGACATTCCAAAAACAGGACGCACTAGCGTGGAAAGACGGCATGCCACGAGAATAGCAACAGACCCCATCGACATGAGACAAACACTAATTGACTCTACACTAGGGGAGGGGAGGAAGAGGAGTAAAGAGCAGGAGAGTCTGGGGCAGAAGGTGAAGCTGGAAGAAAAGCAGCACTTTTCTTGCAAGAAGTGCCCTCGTATTTTTAACAACCGCTGGTACTTGGAGAAGCACATGAACGTCACCCACAACCGCATGCAGATCTGCAATAAATGCGGCAAGCGCTTTTTACTGGAGAGCGAGTTGCTGCTTCACCATCAGACAAACTGTGAGAAAAACATACAG TGCGTGACTTGTGGAAAAGCCTTTAAAAAGCTGTGGTCTTTACACGAACACAACAAGATTGTCCACGGATATGCTGAGAAGAAGTTCTCTTGTGAAATCTGTGAAAAGAAGTTCTACACCATGGCACATGTCCGGAAACACATGGTTG CTCACACTAAGGACATGCCGTTCACTTGTGAAACGTGTGGGAAATCCTTCAAACGCAGCATGTCTCTTAAAGTGCACTCTCTTCAGCACTCTGGAGAAAAGCCCTTCAAGTGTGAG AACTGCAGTGAAAGATTCCAGTACAAATACCAGCTGAGGTCACACATGAGCATCCATATCGGACACAAGCAGTTCATGTGCCAGTGGTGTGGGAAAGACTTCAACATGAAGCAGTACTTTGATGAACACATGAAGACCCACACTG GAGAGAAACCATATATCTGTGAGATCtgtggaaagagcttcacgAGCCGGCCCAACATGAAACGGCACCGCCGCACTCACACTGGCGAGAAGCCGTACCCCTGTGACGTCTGCGGACAGCGTTTCCGCTTCTCCAACATGCTCAAAGCCCACAAAGAGAAGTGCTTCCAGGTCAGCAACCCCATGGTATCTGATACCACCAACCTTGTGGACCTGGACCCTACGTCAACTGATATGGACACGCCGGCCAGTCAGTTACCCAGCCACCCTGTCACCCCTCCCGGTGAGGCGTCCAGTCTCCACCAGGTCAAGTCGCTCTCGCTACCCTTTGTTCACTCAATCGTAGGTCTTCCATCTCCCCCGGGCCTGTTTTCCACTGAAAGGATTAACTCTGGTAACAACTAG
- the zbtb47b gene encoding zinc finger and BTB domain-containing protein 47 isoform X3 has product MDRHLYQPHLCDVDLVLVSHCTFSAHKDVLGDHIPYFQALLSQSPPLHRINLAFELLSIQILNILYISIFEVLQVAIVLQMSSCHKLLGSNEMADTDRQGTASSNQMYKMKELEKMYTQQGNGTFSLLDSGVVREVTQTHSSSVHSSLQAKHFYKKDDSGGGVASGGGRSLCTMEGGAGLNEGGSQDSSVAFNREQIIVEVNLNNQTLNVSKGSDGKGVTSSTSSLLVHRHTNLPSAVEGKEQDDNEDVVEDEEEEYEHRKEGMENCSEDDEDEEENDLDIPKTGRTSVERRHATRIATDPIDMRQTLIDSTLGEGRKRSKEQESLGQKVKLEEKQHFSCKKCPRIFNNRWYLEKHMNVTHNRMQICNKCGKRFLLESELLLHHQTNCEKNIQCVTCGKAFKKLWSLHEHNKIVHGYAEKKFSCEICEKKFYTMAHVRKHMVAHTKDMPFTCETCGKSFKRSMSLKVHSLQHSGEKPFKCENCSERFQYKYQLRSHMSIHIGHKQFMCQWCGKDFNMKQYFDEHMKTHTGEKPYICEICGKSFTSRPNMKRHRRTHTGEKPYPCDVCGQRFRFSNMLKAHKEKCFQVSNPMVSDTTNLVDLDPTSTDMDTPASQLPSHPVTPPGEASSLHQVKSLSLPFVHSIVGLPSPPGLFSTERINSGNN; this is encoded by the exons ATGGACAGGCATCTCTACCAGCCTCACTTGTGCGACGTGGACCTCGTGCTGGTGTCCCACTGTACGTTTTCCGCCCACAAGGACGTGCTGGGTGACCACATCCCCTACTTCCAGGCCCTCCTCTCCCAGAGTCCACCGCTGCACCGCATAAACCTGGCCTTTGAGTTGCTAAGTATCCAAATCCTCAACATCCTCTATATCTCCATCTTTGAAGTCCTCCAAGTGGCCATTGTGCTCCAGATGAGTTCCTGCCACAAGCTACTTGGGTCCAATGAGATGGCAGACACAGACAGGCAGGGTACTGCCTCGTCCAATCAGATGTACAAGATGAAGGAGCTTGAGAAGATGTACACCCAACAAGGAAATGGTACATTCTCATTGCTTGACAGTGGGGTCGTTAGGGAAGTTACACAGACACATTCATCTAGTGTCCACTCCAGCCTTCAAGCCAAACACTTCTACAAAAAAGATGACAGTGGAGGGGGAGTGGCTAGTGGAGGGGGGCGGAGCTTGTGCACGATGGAGGGAGGAGCCGGTCTAAATGAAGGGGGATCCCAGGATAGTTCTGTCGCCTTTAACAGAGAGCAGATTATCGTGGAGGTCAACCTCAATAACCAGACTTTGAATGTTTCTAAAGGGTCCGATGGCAAGGGTGTCACCTCAAGTACCTCATCCCTCCTCGTTCACCGTCACACCAATCTTCCCAGTGCGGTGGAGGGTAAGGAACAAGACGATAATGAAGATGTTGTCGAGGATGAAGAAGAAGAGTATGAGCACAGAAAGGAAGGGATGGAAAATTGCAGCGAGGACGATGAGGATGAAGAAGAGAATGATCTCGACATTCCAAAAACAGGACGCACTAGCGTGGAAAGACGGCATGCCACGAGAATAGCAACAGACCCCATCGACATGAGACAAACACTAATTGACTCTACACTAGGGGAGGGGAGGAAGAGGAGTAAAGAGCAGGAGAGTCTGGGGCAGAAGGTGAAGCTGGAAGAAAAGCAGCACTTTTCTTGCAAGAAGTGCCCTCGTATTTTTAACAACCGCTGGTACTTGGAGAAGCACATGAACGTCACCCACAACCGCATGCAGATCTGCAATAAATGCGGCAAGCGCTTTTTACTGGAGAGCGAGTTGCTGCTTCACCATCAGACAAACTGTGAGAAAAACATACAG TGCGTGACTTGTGGAAAAGCCTTTAAAAAGCTGTGGTCTTTACACGAACACAACAAGATTGTCCACGGATATGCTGAGAAGAAGTTCTCTTGTGAAATCTGTGAAAAGAAGTTCTACACCATGGCACATGTCCGGAAACACATGGTTG CTCACACTAAGGACATGCCGTTCACTTGTGAAACGTGTGGGAAATCCTTCAAACGCAGCATGTCTCTTAAAGTGCACTCTCTTCAGCACTCTGGAGAAAAGCCCTTCAAGTGTGAG AACTGCAGTGAAAGATTCCAGTACAAATACCAGCTGAGGTCACACATGAGCATCCATATCGGACACAAGCAGTTCATGTGCCAGTGGTGTGGGAAAGACTTCAACATGAAGCAGTACTTTGATGAACACATGAAGACCCACACTG GAGAGAAACCATATATCTGTGAGATCtgtggaaagagcttcacgAGCCGGCCCAACATGAAACGGCACCGCCGCACTCACACTGGCGAGAAGCCGTACCCCTGTGACGTCTGCGGACAGCGTTTCCGCTTCTCCAACATGCTCAAAGCCCACAAAGAGAAGTGCTTCCAGGTCAGCAACCCCATGGTATCTGATACCACCAACCTTGTGGACCTGGACCCTACGTCAACTGATATGGACACGCCGGCCAGTCAGTTACCCAGCCACCCTGTCACCCCTCCCGGTGAGGCGTCCAGTCTCCACCAGGTCAAGTCGCTCTCGCTACCCTTTGTTCACTCAATCGTAGGTCTTCCATCTCCCCCGGGCCTGTTTTCCACTGAAAGGATTAACTCTGGTAACAACTAG
- the klhl40b gene encoding kelch-like protein 40b, producing the protein MALPIDPMEEPRMYQQTLLQDGLYDLLESDMMVDCVLKIKDKEFPCHRLVLAACSSYFRAFFKSGVEESKQKEIVLEDVEPGVMGMILKYLYTSNINVTEQNVQDIFALANMLQIPSIFTVCVSFLQKRLSLSNCLAIFRLGLMLDCPRLAISARNFSCERFQLISRDEEFLQLTPSELAAIISSDSLNVETEQNVFEALIKWIGHDQEKRLEDLPGLLDCVRLRLVPEDYFTKNVEKHEWLSSNPEITKKLQLVKDAHAGKLPEVKKNKSKKSAGQEGKKKGDEEEEEEQEELLPGILNDNLRFGMFLRDLIFLINDTASVAYDPTGNDCYVASISTQIPKNHCSLVTKENQIFVAGGLFFDEQSKDEQIYSYFLQFDPATSDWMGMPPIPSPRFLFGMGEAENFIFVIGGKEMKEGECILDTVMVYDRQYLKWAESDPLPYSVYGHGVVSHNEMIYVIGGKGENKECLNRVCVYDTKKRQWKDLAPLNTARSLFGVTIHKNKIYVAAGVTDTGLTGNTEVYDIKTNKWSEFVEFPQDRSSLSLVTVGGVLYATGGFAMFPKEDGDDLMPQEMNDIWRYDEGERKWNGILREIQYASGATVLGVRLNTLRFTKI; encoded by the exons ATGGCTCTACCCATAGATCCCATGGAGGAGCCGCGGATGTACCAGCAAACCCTGCTGCAGGATGGTCTATACGATCTTCTGGAGAGCGATATGATGGTTGATTGTGTGTTGAAGATCAAAGACAAGGAGTTTCCCTGCCACCGGTTGGTCCTGGCTGCTTGCAGCTCGTACTTCAGAGCTTTCTTTAAGTCAGGTGTGGAGGAGAGTAAACAGAAAGAGATTGTATTGGAGGATGTGGAGCCTGGAGTCATGGGGATGATCTTGAAGTACCTCTACACCTCGAACATCAATGTGACGGAACAAAACGTACAAGACATCTTCGCTCTGGCCAACATGCTTCAGATTCCCTCGATTTTCACTGTATGTGTCTCGTTCCTGCAAAAGAGACTGAGTTTGAGCAACTGTTTGGCAATTTTTCGACTAGGCCTGATGCTGGATTGTCCTCGTCTGGCCATATCGGCGAGGAACTTCTCTTGTGAACGCTTCCAGTTAATTAGTCGTGATGAAGAATTCCTGCAACTGACTCCAAGTGAATTGGCAGCCATTATCTCATCGGACTCTTTGAATGTAGAAACGGAGCAAAATGTTTTTGAGGCTTTGATTAAGTGGATTGGACATGACCAAGAGAAGAGGCTGGAGGACCTACCGGGTCTGCTGGATTGCGTCAGATTACGTCTGGTTCCCGAGGACTACTTTACTAAAAACGTGGAGAAACATGAATGGTTGAGCTCAAACCCAGAGATCACCAAGAAACTGCAACTGGTCAAAGACGCCCATGCTGGGAAGCTTCCTGAAGTCAAGaagaacaaaagcaaaaagagtGCTGGTCAGGAAGGAAAGAAGAAGGGAGAcgaagaggaggaagaagagCAGGAGGAGCTACTTCCAGGAATCTTGAATGACAATCTGCGGTTTGGGATGTTCTTGAGAGACTTGATCTTCTTGATCAATGACACTGCATCGGTGGCTTATGACCCAACGGGAAATGATTGTTATGTGGCATCGATCTCCACCCAAATTCCCAAAAACCACTGCAGTCTGGTCACAAAGGAAAATCAGATATTTGTGGCAGGTGGACTCTTTTTTGATGAGCAGAGCAAAGATGAACAGATCTATTCATACTTTTTGCAG TTTGACCCTGCAACATCAGACTGGATGGGCATGCCTCCCATACCCTCTCCCCGCTTCCTGTTTGGCATGGGAGAGGCAGAAAACTTCATCTTTGTTATTGGAGGAAAAGAAATGAAGGAAGGAGAATGCATTCTGGACACAGTCATGGTTTATGACAGACA gtatcTTAAATGGGCCGAGTCCGATCCTCTTCCCTACTCAGTATATGGCCACGGAGTAGTGTCTCATAATGAAATGATCTATGTAATTGGAGGAAAGGGAGAGAACAA AGAGTGTTTGaatagagtgtgtgtgtatgacacTAAAAAGCGTCAGTGGAAGGATCTGGCTCCATTAAATACTGCACGCTCACTCTTTGGGgtcacaattcacaaaaacaagatCTACGTGGCAGCTGGTGTGACTGACACTGGCCTCACAGGCAACACTGAGGTCTATGACATCAAAACCAACAA GTGGTCAGAGTTTGTGGAGTTTCCCCAGGACCGCAGTTCACTTAGCTTGGTCACTGTGGGTGGCGTCCTCTATGCTACAGGTGGATTTGCAATGTTCCCCAAAGAGGATGGCGATGATCTCATGCCACAGGAGATGAACGACATCTGGAG GTATGATGAAGGCGAGAGGAAATGGAACGGAATACTGAGAGAGATTCAATATGCATCTGGTGCAACAGTTCTGGGAGTTCGTCTTAACACTCTTCGGTTCACTAAAATATGA